Proteins co-encoded in one Rhopalosiphum maidis isolate BTI-1 chromosome 2, ASM367621v3, whole genome shotgun sequence genomic window:
- the LOC113553890 gene encoding uncharacterized protein LOC113553890, with protein sequence MNDFINSSISYLKSLQSKDQLNILTSPRITSFNRLIVCQSMSKLFDSVIKTGQISFILSYKISQDHLEMLFSAIRSREGFNNNPTGQQHHNLKPLTKYYWFILNCQFLQMLIAPYKTQSLF encoded by the coding sequence atgaatgattttattaattcatcaatcagttatttaaaatcattacaaagcaaagatcaattaaatatactcaCATCTCCACGTATAACAAGTTTTAATAGACTCATTGTGTGTCAAAGTAtgagtaaattatttgatagcGTAATTAAAACTGGACAAATAAGTTTTATCCTTTCATACAAAATATCACAGGACCATCTAGAAATGCTGTTTTCTGCAATTAGATCAAGAGaaggttttaataataaccctACAGGGCAACAGCATCACAATTTGAAGCcacttacaaaatattactggTTCATACTGAATTGTCAGTTTCTACAAATGCTAATTGCGCCCTACAAGACTCAATCACTATTTTAA
- the LOC113553889 gene encoding probable prefoldin subunit 4, which yields MASASVSKGTFQPDSDVHITFEDQQKINKFARLNARVDEYRDELKSKQTTLKNLEDASEELMLLDEDDCPNLPYLSGETFVYYNLETAQNNLEELKKSVGKEMKDIETKIKDISSTMSDLKTHLYGKFGNNINLEAED from the exons ATGGCTTCAGCATCAGTGTCTAAAGGAACATTTCAACCG gATTCTGATGTCCATATTACATTCGAAGATCAACAAAAAATCAACAAGTTCGCAAGACTTAATGCACGTGTTGATGAATACAGAGatgaattaaaatcaaaacaa ACAACATTAAAGAACCTAGAAGATGCTTCTGAAGAGTTAATGTTATTAGACGAGGATGATTGTCCTAATCTTCCATACCTTTCTGGAGAaacttttgtatattataatctagaaACTGCTCAG aacaaTTTGGAAGAATTGAAAAAATCTGTTGGGAAAGAGATGAAGGATATTGAGACAAAAATCAAAGATATTTCATCTACAATGAGcgatttaaaaacacatttatatgGAAAATTTGGTAACAATATAAACTTAGAAGctgaagattaa
- the LOC113553110 gene encoding zinc transporter ZIP9-B isoform X1 encodes MDESTFLMLLSVLMLVASYLSGSVPLVMPMSEAKLELVSLFGAGLLVGTALAVIIPEGIHSLYSTVAPHKTTDNITVAVDFSEVNFHSVIGVTLVLGFTLMLLVDQLSSKYTKDVEAGFASRNSGSMTATLGLVVHAAADGIALGAAAASTQTEVEMIVFVAIMLHKAPAAFGLVTILLHHGLDKKRIRRHLIVFSMAAPLGALLTFFCIGQESKETLSSMNATGAAMLFSAGTFLYVATVHVLPELMVKASRGGCDTFNPLQLLCLVCGTVTPLMLSVHHGH; translated from the exons ATGGACGAATCAACGTTCCTGATGCTGCTGTCTGTCCTAATGTTGGTCGCCAGTTATTTATCTGGCAGTGTTCCACTAGTGATGCCCATGTCCGAA gcCAAATTGGAACTCGTATCCTTATTTGGAGCTGGCCTCCTTGTCGGGACTGCGTTAGCTGTGATAATACCTGAAGGAATCCATTCCCTCTACTCGACTGTGGCACCACACAAAA cTACTGATAATATAACAGTCGCAGTAGATTTCAGTGAAGTTAACTTTCATTCAGTTATTGGAGTTACATTAGTATTAGGATTTACACTAATGTTGCTAGTAGATCAACTGtcatcaaaatatacaaaag atgtaGAAGCTGGATTTGCCAGCCGTAACTCTGGTAGTATGACAGCTACTCTAGGTCTTGTAGTGCATGCTGCTGCTGATGGTATCGCTTTGGGAGCTGCAGCTGCCTCAACTCAAACAGAAGTGGAAATGATAGTTTTTGTTGCAATAATGTTACATAAAGCACCAGCTGCCTTTGGTTTAGTCACCATTCTATTACACCATGGACTTGACAAAAAAAGAATACGTAGACACCTGATAGTATTTTCTATGGCTGCACCCCTAGGTGCACTACTCACTTTCTTTTGTATAGGACAG GAAAGTAAAGAAACATTGTCGTCCATGAATGCCACCGGAGCTGCCATGTTGTTCAGTGCAGGAACATTTTTGTACGTTGCCACTGTTCATGTACTTCCAGAGTTGATGGTCAAAGCTTCTAGAGGTGGCTGTGATACTTTTAACCCATTACAATTGTTGTGCTTAGTATGTGGTACTGTGACACCGTTAATGTTATCGGTCCATCATGGCCACTAA
- the LOC113553110 gene encoding zinc transporter ZIP9-B isoform X2: protein MDESTFLMLLSVLMLVASYLSGSVPLVMPMSEAKLELVSLFGAGLLVGTALAVIIPEGIHSLYSTVAPHKTTDNITVAVDFSEVNFHSVIGVTLVLGFTLMLLVDQLSSKYTKEAGFASRNSGSMTATLGLVVHAAADGIALGAAAASTQTEVEMIVFVAIMLHKAPAAFGLVTILLHHGLDKKRIRRHLIVFSMAAPLGALLTFFCIGQESKETLSSMNATGAAMLFSAGTFLYVATVHVLPELMVKASRGGCDTFNPLQLLCLVCGTVTPLMLSVHHGH, encoded by the exons ATGGACGAATCAACGTTCCTGATGCTGCTGTCTGTCCTAATGTTGGTCGCCAGTTATTTATCTGGCAGTGTTCCACTAGTGATGCCCATGTCCGAA gcCAAATTGGAACTCGTATCCTTATTTGGAGCTGGCCTCCTTGTCGGGACTGCGTTAGCTGTGATAATACCTGAAGGAATCCATTCCCTCTACTCGACTGTGGCACCACACAAAA cTACTGATAATATAACAGTCGCAGTAGATTTCAGTGAAGTTAACTTTCATTCAGTTATTGGAGTTACATTAGTATTAGGATTTACACTAATGTTGCTAGTAGATCAACTGtcatcaaaatatacaaaag AAGCTGGATTTGCCAGCCGTAACTCTGGTAGTATGACAGCTACTCTAGGTCTTGTAGTGCATGCTGCTGCTGATGGTATCGCTTTGGGAGCTGCAGCTGCCTCAACTCAAACAGAAGTGGAAATGATAGTTTTTGTTGCAATAATGTTACATAAAGCACCAGCTGCCTTTGGTTTAGTCACCATTCTATTACACCATGGACTTGACAAAAAAAGAATACGTAGACACCTGATAGTATTTTCTATGGCTGCACCCCTAGGTGCACTACTCACTTTCTTTTGTATAGGACAG GAAAGTAAAGAAACATTGTCGTCCATGAATGCCACCGGAGCTGCCATGTTGTTCAGTGCAGGAACATTTTTGTACGTTGCCACTGTTCATGTACTTCCAGAGTTGATGGTCAAAGCTTCTAGAGGTGGCTGTGATACTTTTAACCCATTACAATTGTTGTGCTTAGTATGTGGTACTGTGACACCGTTAATGTTATCGGTCCATCATGGCCACTAA
- the LOC113553109 gene encoding uncharacterized protein LOC113553109 encodes MDFMSTDFDLAENVFYFHNAELQSLAFVLDWDTREKFYLNLLSKSFADVLDKPNNHSMVLAKPGKTNYFHKKIPAFDIKYIEDCFKIKNYPDPTKYLIKNTSLANYTKDDIFDCWLYQNKSWFDLVSIPENKNNNCTIISSSTNPISKVNRSNADSDDFVLSHTLQKTNPSKNTRMPYSHKEEMSIVNFIIKNNYAFNVTGVSMWQHMERANVCRLRTWQSMKQRYLKHIKFDLNSGSHRFPFLSPQDLKLLRQGLNIEKINKNDKEAIKSQLNEERISHWESDSS; translated from the exons atggatTTTATGTCAACGGATTTTGATCTGGCagaaaacgtattttattttcacaacgCTGAACTACAAAGTTTGGCGTTTGTGCTCGACTGGGATACAAgagaaaaattttatttgaacctATTAAGT aagTCCTTTGCAGATGTATTGGATAAACCAAATAATCATTCAATGGTGCTTGCAAAACCAGgaaaaaccaattattttcataaaaagatCCCagcatttgatattaaatacattgaagattgctttaaaatcaaaaattatcctGATCCAACCAAATATTT aattaaaaatacaagtcTTGCAAATTATACAAAAGATGATATATTTGATTGTTGGCtctatcaaaataaatcatgGTTTGATTTAGTCTCAATTccagaaaacaaaaataataactgtacaaTTATATCATCATCTACTAATCCCATTTCTAAAGTCAATAG atctAACGCTGATTCAGATGATTTTGTGTTGTCACATACTTTACAGAAGACTAATCCatctaaaaa CACAAGAATGCCTTATTCGCATAAAGAAGAAATGAGTATTGTTAATTTcataatcaaaaacaattatgcTTTCAATGTCACTGGGGTATCAATGTGGCAACATATGGAACGTGCAAAT gtttgtAGACTCCGTACATGGCAATCTATGAaacaaagatatttaaaacacattaaatttgatttaaattcggGAAGTCATAGATTTCCATTTCTTTCACCACAGGATTTGAAACTATTGCGACAAGG tttaaatattgaaaaaataaataagaacgaTAAAGAAGCAATAAAATCCCAATTAAATGAAGAACGAATAAGTCATTGGGAATCAGACAGTTcctaa
- the LOC113551509 gene encoding kelch-like protein 18, which translates to MLFEMALTTIDQQNMTFNPAKLHSSIKIPFPKSSSIESEYFVYHQADLFSQSFSAIEGIRRMGKLCDVTLKVENMSFSAHRVVLAATVPYFNAMFTHNMIESTQKDIVMHGIDPEALEALINFAYSGRISINVNNVQSLLIGASFLQLKWVRNACATFIKERFHQNNVLKVRTLADSLGCYGLMTDANRYIAQYFPDISLSEDFLNLNISEIIDIVNKDELQASEEQVFEATIRWVKQEESRQDCFPQLLAAVRLPLLSPHYLADRVATEELIRSSHECRDLLDEAKDYHLMPERRLLLQSFRTRPRCVSYICGHIYAVGGLTKSGDSLSTVEVYNPLTERWELAEAMSILRSRVGVAVLSNKLYAFGGYNGIERLSSVEVFDPTTKSWNIVSPMHRKRSALGAAALNDRLYVCGGFDGVSSLNIVECYQPDLDRWTIITPMQKHRSAGGVVAFDGYIYILGGHDGLSIFDSVERYDTYTGQWLSVTPMLMKRCRLGVATLNGKLYACGGYDGSTFLQTVEEYDPQTDKWRFVASMNVTRSRVALVANAGKLWAIGGYDGFLNLPTVEVYDPKADCWTFAASMCAHEGGVGVGVIPIQEPEVP; encoded by the exons ATGCTTTTCGAGATGGCACTGACGACGATTGATCAGCAAAACATGACGTTCAATCCGGCCAAATTGCATTCTTCAATTAAGATACCGTTCCCGAAATCGTCATCGATCGAAAgcgaatattttgtatatcatCAGGCCGATCTGTTCTCTCAGAGTTTTTCGGCCATTGAGGGCATACGTCGTATGGGAAAACTATGCGATGTCACGTTGAaa gtagaAAATATGTCGTTTAGTGCCCATCGTGTAGTGTTAGCCGCCACAGTACCGTATTTTAATGCTATGTTTACACACAACATGATTGAAAGTACCCAAAAAGATATTGTGATGCATGGAATTGATCCTGA agCATTAGAAGCCTTGATTAATTTTGCATACAGTGGTCGaatatcaataaatgttaataatgttcAGTCTCTATTAATTGGAGCCTCATTTTTGCAATTGAAATGGGTGCGAAATGCATGTGCGACATTCATTAAAGaaag gtttcatcaaaataatgttttaaaagtacGTACATTAGCTGATTCATTAGGGTGTTATGGCTTAATGACTGATGCTAATAGATATATAGCTCAGTATTTTCCTGATATATCATTGTCTGAGGATTTCTTAAATCTCaatatttctgaaataatagatatagtcAATAAAGATGAATTACAAGCATCTGAAGAACag gtattcgAAGCAACTATTCGCTGGGTGAAACAAGAAGAATCGAGACAAGATTGTTTTCCTCAATTGCTTGCTGCTGTAAGATTGCCATTACTTTCACCTCATTACTTGGCTGATCGAGTTGCTACCGAAGAATTAATTAGATCATCTCATGAATGCAG agATCTATTAGATGAAGCTAAAGACTACCATTTAATGCCCGAAAGACGACTTTTGTTACAAAGCTTTCGCACTAGACCTCGCTGTGTCAGTTATATTTGTGGACACATATATGCAGTTGGTGGACTTACAAAATCAG GTGATTCATTAAGTACTGTAGAAGTTTATAATCCCTTGACTGAACGGTGGGAGCTTGCAGAAGCCATGAGCATATTACGTAGTAGAGTTGGAGTAGCGGTACTAAGTAACAAATTGTATGCGTTTGGAGGCTATAATGGAATTGAAAGATTATCTTCAGTAGAAGTATTTGATCCTACAACAAAATCTTGGAATATAGTTTCACCAATGCATCGTAAGCGCAG tgccCTTGGAGCAGCTGCTTTAAATGATCGATTATATGTGTGTGGAGGATTTGATGGAGTTagttcattaaatattgttgaatgTTATCAGCCCGATTTAGATCGCTGGACAATCATTACACCAATGCAAAAACATCGAAGTGCTGGTGGCGTTGTCGCATTTGatggttatatttatattcttggAGGTCATGATGGTCTAAGTATTTTTGACTCA gtTGAACGGTATGATACATATACAGGTCAATGGCTATCTGTAACACCTATGTTAATGAAACGTTGTCGCTTAGGAGTGGCCACATTGAATGGTAAACTTTATGCATGTGGTGGATATGATGGATCAACGTTTTTACAAACTGTTGAAGAATATGATCCTCAGACTGACAA GTGGAGATTTGTGGCTTCGATGAATGTAACAAGGAGTCGTGTGGCATTGGTAGCCAATGCCGGAAAATTGTGGGCCATTGGTGGATATGATGGATTTTTGAATCTGCCCACTGTTGAAGTGTATGACCCAAAAGCTGATTGTTGGACGTTTGCCGCTTCCATGTGTGCCCATGAAGGAGGAGTTGGAGTTGGTGTCATACCCATTCAAGAACCCGAAGTTCCATGA